DNA sequence from the Coffea arabica cultivar ET-39 chromosome 11c, Coffea Arabica ET-39 HiFi, whole genome shotgun sequence genome:
GGCAAGTTGTTGGAATCCCAAGATTGTGTAGCCCACATACTCCCTGTCATTGTTAACTTCTCCCAGGTACTCAGAAGGGGTCCATTcacttatctttttttttttttggtaactaCAAGCTTTGTGGTAGGaagcaaaatatttttaatgGGGAAGAGTGAGCATGGTTGTAGGTTTAATGGGGTTTGGAACCAGAAACCTTTGAGTTTTCAAGCAGTGTTATTATCATTAGAAGCAGATCTGTTTTTGATGGTTTGCAAGGTTTTTTAGATTTCCATCTTTGTAGACATACGTCACAATGGCatccaaaatcaataaaaaacaTTGATGCATTCAACATGGAGAAATAGAAAATGATAGTGTAATTACCTTGACAAACTAAGGATTTCTGCCGACAAATTAGGGGAAGCATAGCTGAAAACTTGAGTTGAGAAGGAAGAGGATGGTCCAGATGACATTGTCTGTACTGAGGATGCTGCTATTGCCTTTCTGAGTCTAGCTGTTTTGCTATAGATTTCTAGACTTGTTTTGGTTATGTAAAATATCTTGATAACTTGCTGTCTGAATGGTTCTTATGTTGTCTGTTAACTCAGGACAAGTCTTGGCGTGTCAGATACATGGTTGCGAACCAATTGTATGAGCTTTGCGAAGCTGTTGGACCTGAACCTACAAGGTATCTTGTATTTAAACTTACATTGTGCATGCCTGCTGATTGTGCGATattgaaaaacttgaagtcATTTAACCTTGATTTAAACTTTGGCAATGGCCAAATTTCCAATTGGCACTTAGTTCATCAACACTGAGATTTCTGCTTATCATTTTTTTCCCGATGGTAAAGCTGTTGTACCTGAATATATATCTTGCATTATCTgcatattttattctttgtaAATTTATTATCTTATCTTTTGCTTCTATGGAGGAAGCGGTCTCCTTATGAGACTTCTGACTGATGGTAATTATGATGCCATTTAAGGACGGATTTGGTTCCTGCTTATGTGCGCCTACTTCGTGATAATGAAGCTGAAGTGCGTATAGCAGCTGCTGGTAAAGTCACCAAATTTTGTCGGATTCTTAATCCAGAACTTGCTATTCAGCATATTCTTCCCTGTGTGAAGGTACTTACTTAACTAACCTGAATTGCTGCTTGGTGATGACCTTATTGTTCATGTCATGTATGATATGTGCCTCTATTTTGCAACTTTCAGGAATTATCATCAGATTCTTCCCAGCATGTTCGATCAGCTTTGGCTTCTGTTATAATGGGAATGGCTCCTGTTCTAGGAAAGGTAGCCTTtccatttatttatattttatactgAAAATATCTATGCAGTTATCTGTGCTACCCATGCTAAGCCAAAGAACATTATCCTCTTGGTAAATTCCACTGGTTGGTGAACATGTTTAGTTGCTTCATATTTGTATTTTACCTAGCAAGGGGAAACAGTTCTGTTGgtaattcttttttattcaatgcttctGGTATAGGTTTATATTGCAGAAATCTTTTACTGATCTTGAACTTTTTGTACTGTAGTGCTCTGCTATGATGTCAATATAACTTATTACAGctatttttgcttattttcttgtgtactttgtgCTTTCATCAAGATTGCATTTCACTGAATTTCCTATCCAATGCAGGATGCGACAATTGAACAACTTCTCccaatttttctttccctcttgAAAGATGAATTCCCTGATGTACGCCTTAATATTATTAGCAAGCTCGATCAAGTCAATCAGGTCTGTGATGTTTAGTGTTTTGGATCTTATTTACTGTGTTTTCCAAATGCTCTCCTTTCTTCATCTATCTTCAGTTTCTTTTCGTGTATGATATATGCATCTCGTGTTGAGATTTTGGCATGTAACTAGGTGTAGTTTATGTGCTTTGCAAACTTGGATAAAGGAAAAGAAGATTTTGATTCTCCTTTTGTAATATCTTGGGCTTCAAATATGATGGTGGATAGCAAGTAAAATTTTCTATAGTCATTCTACTTTTGGCTACGACATGGATCAGTTGTTGATCAATGACTTAGATAGTAGTAGTCTTAGTGTTTTGACTGATGATTCATTACTTTAACTGCTAAATAATTATACTAAGTGCTCGCAATTTAGtattttttctacccaaaaaaaaaaaaaactctggtgttattatcattattttttgtaatttagtattttttccactaaaaaaaaacttgcaGTGTTATCTTTTTTCTTGTAACGTGGTCCTTTTCCAATGACATGGTTTATCTtggtttcaaattttgtatttgtcatgcattttttcatGCTGTTGAGTATATCTCTCTACTGATTTATATTGGTATCTAATTGCTCAACATTGCAGGTTATAGGAATCGACTTGTTGTCGCAATCTCTATTACCAGCTATTGTTGAGCTTGCAGAGGATAGGCATTGGAGAGTTCGCCTTGCAATTATTGAATACATACCGCTGTTGGCTAGTCAATTGGGTGTAGGTTTTTTCGATGACAAGCTTGGTGCCCTTTGCATGCAGTGGCTACAGGACAAGGTTGGTGGTACTATGTAAAGTTTCCTTGTAACTGAAGTTGATGACTATAAGTCTGATGACATCAGAGTGTGGATATCCAAAATAAATTAATGTGGGAGAGACGTACTTTCTATGCTAATGAATGCTTACCTGTTCGAGTGGGAAAACAACCTACCTATTCTTCCATTCAGTTCTGTTTTCTTCCTATGCCAGCTTTTACTTTTCTTTGGTTTTTTGCAGATATTCATTCATCTCAAtaaaaatcatcaaaacaatACTTCCACTTGTATCATCTCTTTAGTGTGAATATTTTTGCAGCATTCAATTTTGCCCATCAACCCACTAAGCATaatgttttcaagaaaatccaTCTTATCCTCGTTGGACATGTAGTTGGTATATAATTGCAAATACATTTTTGGCTTTACAGAAAAATTTGTCATGCAGGTTTATTCAATTCGAGATGCTGCTGCTAATAATTTGAAACGCCTGGCAGAAGAATTTGGTCCGGAGTGGGCAATGCAGCATATCATTCCTCAGGTTTGTCCGAGTACTCAACTATGAGATgcattttttcccttctctatctctctcttttGATTTGCTTGGGGTTGCCAGCTGTGCAAAATGATTGTTCTTATTAAAAATGACTCTGAATCAGTCTGTCCATGTACCTCGTACCGAGTAATTAAGATCTGGAGGTAATCTGCTGCTCAAGTGAATTTTAAGTGGTAAAAATCAACTTAGAATGCACCTGCAACTTGGCTGGTTTTAAACTTTTCCGGTATTATACCTAGTGGACctggtttttaaaattttagaaatagaCTGAATCTAAGTGGAGAAAATGGTGCTTAAAGGGTGTTAAATTATTGATAATGCAATTGTTGCATCATTTTTCTTCGGAGAAGGCCTGTAGCAGAACCAGCAGTAAAATGAGTTTGCTCGGTATCAAGCTGCAGAACCAGCTAAGCGTTTGTATCATCATAGTTGTTTGTACCATTAAAGTGATCATTAATGTCTTCTATAAAAGTTGTAGTCGAATGGTATTCTTTTTTAGTGGTCACATGTTTTGACTGTTTTCTCTAATACTGAGGCAAGAGTCAAGACCATGGAATATATCATTTTCTTGTTGTGTTTTAGCACAAAAAATATGGGGAAAAAGAtaactttgaaaaattagaAAACGGGGAACAAAATTAAGAACTTTATCTGATTGTGCAAGTTGAAAAGTAATTTAAAATTGGAACCATGTGGTTCTAGTTTCTTGCTTCCTTGCATGTATGGTGCTTTGTTATTCCCttagataaaataaatgttAAAGCACCTTTCTACAGGTTTTGGATATGACAAACAATCCACATTATTTGTATCGGATGACCATTCTTCGCGCAATTTCATTACTTGCTCCTGTCATGGGCTCTGAGATTACTTGTTCTAAGTTGCTGCCGGTGGTCGTCACTGCATCGAAGGACAGGTCATTGACTTTCGCATATTTAATTTGGTGTTAGTAGGCTTGATTGGATAGCTTCCTGAACCTGCAGTTCTGACATGTTCTCTCTTCAGGGTTCCGAACATTAAATTTAATGTGGCGAAGGTGTTGCAGTCCCTGATTCATATTGTTGACCAATCAGTAAGCATTGCTTGTTTTTCTCTGAATCTTGCTCTTTTCACATGTTGAGTTCGGTTAACTTTGACTTCTTTGTTTTATATGCAAATATTGGGACTTTGTTGGTGCTTAGGTGGTGGAGAAAACGATTCGTCCATGTCTGGTAGAGCTTGCTGAGGATCCTGATGTTGATGTCCGTTATTATGCCAATCAGGCACTTCAATCAATTGACAGTGTTATGATGTCCAGCTAGACTGTTTTATCAGACGAGAATTCATCACAGAAATTTTTATTCCGGTTTCTTTTCCTGGTGTTTCTGGATAAAGACTGTCTGATTGAAATAGCTAATTCAAAGTTTAGTGTTGATTTTCTCCCTTCACTCGGCTGAGTGCTAGTATATGGCAATTCCTGAATATTGTTCACAGATAATTCGAGGATGCTTGTTGCTAATGTACATGTCTGTCACTTGTAAAATTACAGATCAATGACAAGCTGCATTGTGCTTGAATTAAAGAGGAGAATGCACGTGACCtctctttttgactttttgatctTTATAGTTGGGGATATAATATCAATGAACATGGTTTCAATTTCGTTCCAAGTCCAACCTTCTTCAAATAAACTTATGTCTTACTTTTAACGAGTAGAGATGGAAGATTGACCATAAACTTATTTCTGTCTGAACGAGTgcatattcaaaaaaaaaaagaaaaaaagaaagcctTTTATTCATGAACATAATGTGAATAGAAAGAAGACCTTTTCGATCACTccaaattgacaaattttctgaGGGAATGTCCTAACATATCatattattcaaaataaatGTGTATTGTACGGAAATTATGTGTAAAAATATGACTGCGTCCCCAAAACTCTTTTTGTTCAAGGCATTTCCGTAAGCTTCTGTGAGATATTCCGCAGGCTCAATGCAACTTTGATTATTTGGAGTGGTTGCAACTTACCTGGGGGTTGAGGCAATAAGAAAAGAAGGGTGGCTCGTGCCAAAACATTTCAACCACCAACTCAAGAAAAAAGACCAAAAGATTTCAGCAGTTGATTTCTTCCTCCTTGAGAGCAGTTTAAACAGGCCCACAACCAAGAAGCTCTCCACAAAGCACAGCCAACGCCACACTTTCCATCTGCGTTAAGAAATCATTCTTCTGATCTCCCACAGAAGAGCAAAATCAAGTATCATGACAGAAGTAAGTGAGAAGCTGGAAGAAGAACAAGTACCCTAAACCTAGAGCATCCCCTGTCCAGGTACTTTAAAGTTTCTCGACAACTGTGAATATTGTAGATATGATATAAATTCACTAGCTTGTATCATAgtatctattttattttattttactttacatATTATTATGATGAAGTTTGGAACATTCCTCCAAAATGGATGCCCATGAACAGGCTTGGTCACGTTATTTGGACCGTTCCTTCATTATTATTTGTCTGAGATTTGGAGTTAGCATTTGTATCAGATTgtgtattcttttttttttttccttgtttttgacAGGGAAAAGACTTCATGAAGATTTCTggaaacactcatttgagcaaAGATTATTTGAGCTACTAAAATCATGCAGGAAGTAACTAGGGTGATGAACCGTTTGATGGCCTCATCCTCGGACCTTCATGATGGTCAAACGTCGGTTTTGGACTAGCAAAACCAACTTCATGATAGTCTTTAAAACACCACCTTAGCTTCTATATATAGTGGGCTAGAAACTAAGGAAAGCATTCAATTTTTCATTTAGCATTGTAAACATACAAGTGAAAATATTATTATGTAACTTATTTGTCATTGAAATAATGGTATATCAATTTATCATTTGGTAAGTGTATGAATTTGTTCTTGATCAATTTGAATTGATCACTTGCTTGGTTTTGAATCATAAGGGGAAACATTAATAATACCTGCCATTGCCGTTTATTAAGTTGATTCTAGTGCAACTTCCAAATCTCTCCCAAACAATTCCTTCTCAGAAATCTCTAAGATTCCTCCGACATGTACAAAATTTTAGTACATCTTATTTTGTACAACTGAGTATACATCATTTTCAAGTCCTGGAATTacattctttttcttcctcactaTTAAAATGTGGATTTTTATTGGATTACAAACATAAATAATAGGATTGGATCATTTGGTCTTATTTTGGTACCATATGAAAAAAAGGCTTTTGATAACAACTCGCTTTTACTTTTCTTAATACAGTACGAAATTCAAACGATGTTAGAAAGAAAACAGGCCTATCTAGATTCAATGGATGTATTGCAGGATGTGAAATTTGAACTCTCGACCTATAATTTAGTTTAAAGAGGAATTTTAAATCCCCTTTGGTGACCAACATGCCAGCATTTTAAGTACCCACTCTTCTAGTTTACGAAACTCAAGCCAACCAGTGGGATTTGCACGAGCAATTTCATGTAGTTACAAGTTTTGGTCAAGAAAAAGGTGCCTGTTGTGCTTGTGCAGCATGCTTTGACGGATACTATTCCACCCCCACGACTTAGGCAAActtaaaaaggaaaagcatCAGAATATATCTATATTGGTACAGCTATCAAATCGAGTCTGCTTGGCACCGTGAAATCAACGATTTCGTCATAGAAGTTTTATTCGAGGGATGCATGTGGAATTGCTTTCGAGTTGCGACGAAGCACGTAACTGAGAGCAAATTATCAAATGGGCGAAAGCAACATATCTCCACTTAGTTATATAAAAGCTTCTCACAATTCACTATTCTGATTCTAAACTTGTTACTTGTAGTAAAATATTACTAGCATGAAAATGAATATTAGACTCAACATTTCAAGTTGTGTCCATAGTCTGTTAATTCAGATAGAATTGTGCTAAGTTAaactaattttaattttagataATTTGTGGGAACCTTTCGTTTTGCACTATATTTATTCAATTGTATAAAGATGAGAACCAAATCATGATACATTGCCCCATcaacttcaaaaattttcagaagAAGGCTTGAAacttttttataaatttttaagtttttatcacAATCGCCCCTTCAATTTTTTGGAAATATCCTTCTCCATCGACATCGCTCCCCTGTATCTTGAAAAGTCCTCGTCTCTCCTCACATCACCTACCTAATCAACCAATTTCTTCTATGGTATAATTGTTTCAAAActaaaatacaatttgattaCTGTTTAAGCAAGGAATAATTTTAGAGAGTTTAaagcaaaaatccaaataaaaacaTAATCTCAAgtagaattttttttacataataaTGACGTTATTTAAGATGTACAATCTTGCACCCACTACGACAGGTTTTAGCTCTGCCAGTGTTAATCAGTGGGAGAACAAAGATTTTAATCACTTTTCTAGATAATGATAtaaaatttgtttgttttgtagcAGTCGGGCATTCTCCCTATACATAGATTGCGTGCATAGATTCACACTAAAGTAGTCGATTATAGCTATACTAGACTAACCATTTGCCCATCCTGAATAGCTCCACAAAACTATAtgatgagaaatgaaaaatggaagacGATCAATATATTCTTTGGTCGAAATGCTATTTCCTTGAATTAACCCGAGCTACCAGTGGAGATTGTTATGTGAtttaaagttcaagaaaaaGCATATGATTAAAAGTAAAGGCAACACAGCCATTGGTTTGACCAAAAATGGGACCATATACTGCAAACAAAGCCTTAAGTACTAGTACTAGAAAAAAGTGAAGACAACAAATTAGAGATGAAAAGTGGGACATACAAATGTTTTCGAACAGAAGGTGTTAATACTTCGGAAAACAGATAAAAGACGGATGAATGACAAAAAAGCAAATCGTGTACATTTCTTGATTCATATACACGCAAACTCGAGGACAATGATAGAAAACTAGTTGGTGGAACTTGCATGTGGGATGTCAAAGTTAGTGCGCAATTGCACACCAAATTAACACCAGCAATAGAACTATCAGTAGCATTTTAAACGGACgaaaaaggcaaaaaggaaaatcaagaaagAGAATAACAAGGCAACACCAAaagaaaatatacatatatttcaACCATACACTTTGCTTCTAATTACAAATGAAAATATTACACAAAAGCCCGGATTATTGACTATCTACTGATGAAGTTCTTGATTTGGAAGATTAACTCGTCAGTTCGAGTTATAGCGATCTGAGACTTGTTTAGAATCTGAAATGCATGCCCAACCCCTTTAGACACCCCATGCTCGACTTTCTTACCAGCACTAACTAAAGCATTGCAAACCTCCAAATTTCTGTCTTTCAATATGTCCATTTCAGAAATACAAACCACCATTGGCACAAGCCTTATATCCTCCAATTTTGGAGCCCCTTTTGCTAGTGGATTGCACCAGGGGTGGTCACGGTTCGCCCCCACCGGCAAAGATAGCCTCCAATATGTATCTGATGCCGCCAAAGTAAGCGCTGACCTAGGCGGCTGCACCATATACTTCTCTGAGTAAGTTCTGGACTCTCCTCCAAAAAATGGTTGAATCAAGATCGCCCCCTTAAAGCCTAATGGGCTCAAGGCTTCCAACTTGCCACCGGGCGATCCCAGGCGGATGGCGATGTTGTAGGCGATATTTGCACCAGCACTATCACCAGCAAGGAAGATGCTGGAGAGGTTGCATTTGCTAGTGAACCAGTCATTGGCTGCACTGAAGGCTTGTTGTTTGACCCAAAAAAGGGCCTTAATGCCATCATCATATGCTGCCGGAAGAGGGTTTTCTGGGGCCAGACGATAGTTGACTGACATGATCACACAATTGGCTTTTGATGCTAATTTTGCAAGAAATTCATGGTAGCAACTCCAAGAAGCTGAACCGACGCAAAATCCACCACCATGAAAGTATACTAGTAAAGGGAGTTTGGCATGGCATTTGGGCACGTAAAACCGCGCCCAAACGTTTGTACATTTGTCAATGACGATATCTGTGGAGGTCAGGGCTTGATCTGGAGCCACGGCACACGTAACACTTGGCACAATCTGGGGTCTTTCCACGTGCCCATCTTTGTAAACCTTAATAAGcccttcaatttcttcatgAACTCCATGTTGCTGATTTTGTTCTTTGTTGAACTCAAGGCTCAAGCTGGGATCAAATGTCATGGCAGCCATTCTCCTCTTTCTCATAAATAAAAGATGTGCAAATCTACTGAAGCCAATTGTTAAATGATGCTTCTGTACTCAAAACGAATATAGACCATGGGCGCCTTTTATACAGGCAGGGGGGCGTAAAATTAGAAGGAGAAATATAAGGTCAGTTTTTGGTTTGGGAATCACATCAAGATTCAAATCCAAAAGTGGGAGGATAGGGGCCTCCTGACTTTCAATACCATTAGGACAATTGGGCAAGATTGATACTAGTCTTCACATGGAGTCTACGAAGGTGGGCAGCAATATACAGATCCCCCTTTCAACACCTTTAGGTTTTAGGTATATCCCAACTGATAAAAGGGGAATGTGAACTTATTGCCATTTTTCTCACTTCTAATCACTTAAGGTTCCACAAGTACCATAAGTCAATCATTCTCACCAAACTAAGGAAACTATTTAACCAAACTAATTTAGTGTTAAGAAAAGTTGATTACGGCACTAAAAAGCGTGTCTCTAGTACAAACACGTTGTCTCGAATCAATGCAGCACTATTAGGAGGTTCATATAAACATCGATGCATGAAAAACCACACGTTAAAGGTTTATTATATGCATGGTAAAGACGTGCATCTTCTATTTTGACTACCCCAAGAATAATATTTTGGAGGGCGTATTTATataatcaatttttgaaaatttgcgGAGTGGTATCATCTTGTCATGTTTTGGACCAATGCATGCGACCGGACCACAACACAACCGACCTCAACTGAGGCTGTCCCCCAAGAAGGCAAGAACATACTTTCGCAGAACAATTATTAAGCTACCTTTAAAATTGGGGAATGCTAGATATTTCACCCACAATGAGAATTGGCGTGTGGAACTTGATAGTTGAAAGTTGATGGTGCTGCTAAGTGATCCAGACACTTTTGGAGAAGCCGAGCAGCAAAATTTTTATGGAAGCCCCCCTTTCCCTATTATGACTTATGAGGACGTCCGTGGAACATGCTTGTCATTGCCCTCGTGCCTTTCTGAGCCCACAACAAGAATTGTTAAAAGTTTCTTTGGTCAAAGCCATCTGTTAGCTTTTTCACTACAATTGGTTACAGAGTATTCCGAGTGTCCGTTACATC
Encoded proteins:
- the LOC113716618 gene encoding uncharacterized protein, coding for MSMVDEPLYPIAVLIDELKNDDIQLRLNSIRRLNTIARALGEERTRKELIPFLSENNDDDDEVLLAMAEELGVFIPYVGGVEYASVLLPPLETLCTVEETCVRDKAVESLCRIGSQMRENDLVDWFIPLVKRLAAGEWFTARVSACGLFHIAYPSASEMLKTELRSIYSQLCQDDMPMVRRAAATNLGKFAATVEPPNLKADIMSMFEDLTQDDQDSVRLLAVEGCAALGKLLESQDCVAHILPVIVNFSQDKSWRVRYMVANQLYELCEAVGPEPTRTDLVPAYVRLLRDNEAEVRIAAAGKVTKFCRILNPELAIQHILPCVKELSSDSSQHVRSALASVIMGMAPVLGKDATIEQLLPIFLSLLKDEFPDVRLNIISKLDQVNQVIGIDLLSQSLLPAIVELAEDRHWRVRLAIIEYIPLLASQLGVGFFDDKLGALCMQWLQDKVYSIRDAAANNLKRLAEEFGPEWAMQHIIPQVLDMTNNPHYLYRMTILRAISLLAPVMGSEITCSKLLPVVVTASKDRVPNIKFNVAKVLQSLIHIVDQSVVEKTIRPCLVELAEDPDVDVRYYANQALQSIDSVMMSS
- the LOC113716614 gene encoding probable carboxylesterase 6, whose amino-acid sequence is MRKRRMAAMTFDPSLSLEFNKEQNQQHGVHEEIEGLIKVYKDGHVERPQIVPSVTCAVAPDQALTSTDIVIDKCTNVWARFYVPKCHAKLPLLVYFHGGGFCVGSASWSCYHEFLAKLASKANCVIMSVNYRLAPENPLPAAYDDGIKALFWVKQQAFSAANDWFTSKCNLSSIFLAGDSAGANIAYNIAIRLGSPGGKLEALSPLGFKGAILIQPFFGGESRTYSEKYMVQPPRSALTLAASDTYWRLSLPVGANRDHPWCNPLAKGAPKLEDIRLVPMVVCISEMDILKDRNLEVCNALVSAGKKVEHGVSKGVGHAFQILNKSQIAITRTDELIFQIKNFISR